In Segatella copri, the DNA window AACCGTAAGGTTCTCGCTGACCTCGCTGTAAACAACCCTGAGGCTTTCAAGGCTATCGTTGCAAAGGTGAAGTAAATCCGACGCTAGGCTCTTTTCTTCCGTGATTTTTTCTCGTAAGAAAGTGTTTAGCCTCTAGATTAAAGAAAACTGAAGATTGCATTGGTTGGAAGTATTTCCGCTGATGCAATCTTTTTTTGTGCCATAAAATCCAGACGTTCTCGCTTGTAAGAACGTCTAAAGCGCTACCTAATCAGACTTGAGTAGGCGAAGTAATATGGTTGAGCAAGCGAAATGAGATTGCTGGATAAGCGAAATAAGACTGCTGGGTAAGCAGAACGAGATTACTGAGTAAGCGAAGTGAGACGTTTAGTCAGGTTCAAAGATATAGAATATGAGGTGAAAGGAGATGGATTCTAAAGTATGAGAAGACTGCTTCTAGAAGATTCCCACTAGGCTCGGCAGACCTGCTGAGCCTAGTCAGCAGCTCTGCTGACTGCAGTCGGCAGCTCTGCCGAGCCTAGTGACAACTCCTTTTAGTTGTACGACATTTCACCTTTTAGTTGTACGACTATACCCCTTTTAGTTGTACAACTATATGCCTTTTGGTTGTACGACTATACATCCTTTATTTGTACAACAATAAGCCGATTAATAAAATAAGGGTGTGTCATGTTCCATTATCATGGACTTATGAAACACCCTCAGCTTGATGATTTATAGTTCTTTCTCTTTACTTGATCAACTCAAGACCTGCCTCAAACTTGGTAGTCTTATCCATAATGGCAGTAAGCTGATTGACAACATTCTTCAAAATCAGGAATTTTGCCTGATCTTCCTTGTCCATACCTGTAGTAGGAATCTTGTTAACCTGAGCATAAAGCATTGCGATGATAGGAGCTACGAAATCCTTGTCAACATAGAAATATACCTTGTTGGCTGCTGGATAAGATACGTGTACTGGAATACCGGTCTTAAACTGATCCAACATGCCGGCTACCATAGCCTTCTCCTGAGCATCGTCGATGTCTTCTGTAATCTTGGCAGTGTTCAGGAACAAGGTAATCATATTCTCGTTAACTACCTGGTATGTAGCGTAATCGTTAGCTACCTTCCAGTCCTTGTCATCAGCCTCTTCCTTATAGGTTGCAGAAATCTGACCCTTCTCATTGAAGGTTACATCCTGCAGAACGCTTCTGAGCTGGCTGTTAAGCAGCATTGGAGCCATTTTGATGGCATCCTTTACAGGATATGGTTCATCCATCAAGCCTGGGATAGTAATGGTTGCATCATTAGAACCTTCCCAGTTTAATACAACTGAACCTGTAGGATTGCCATTTGCATCAAAACCTGCTTCCTGTACCTTCCAGGTTCCTTCAATCTTCTCGTTGCGCACAAATTCCTTCTCATCATTGTCGTCATCGCTGCTACAAGCAGTGAAGAAGCCAAGGGTGCAAACCATGGCCATCAAATAAATAAACTTTTTCATTTTTCTTCTCTTTTTTGTGTATTAATAAATAATTATTGTATTGTTTCTATTTATATAATAATGTACGCGTACATTATATTATATATTACTTCAGCTGATACGTGATACCTACGCTGCCGTAGATAGGATACATCGTCTGCTCAATGGTCTCGAAATCTTTCTTGAAGATACCATTTAAGCCCCAACTCAGATCAGCACAGATGCCCCAACGGTTGTTCAAGCGCCAGTCAATTCCGAAATCTACGCCCACATGCCAGTTGCGCATGTCATCGCTGAAATCGTAATCACCACGCTCGCCTTCGTCATGACCCAATTTTACCTTCTGTCCAGTAGGATCGCCCTTAGGATGACCTTCCTCCTGGCGGCGCAAGTAACCATCGTATGCCCAACCTTCAAACTTCTTTGATGTCACATAGCTAACATACGGACCCAACTTGAAACGGAGGTTGTCGCAAATGTCGTATGTTGCCTGCAATGGTACTGTGATAAGACTCATGTCTACCTTCGTAACCACGTTGCCTGTAAATATACCTTTCAGCTCATCGCCTCCACGAACTATCCTCATATAATAGTTTTTTACGCCTGCATCAATCTTCATGCCCTTGTTTTCGAAGTGAAGTCCTCCAACGAATCCCCATTTGCCTGAAAGTGGGTGATAAGCATCGATACCCAGACTGAAGTTAGGTTGCAGGGTATAACTGTGTAGTGTACGGATGGTGGCTGGAAGACCGATAGGGGCTGTACCTCCCAAATTATATGCCACACGAGCCTGATACTGGTAGCCGTGAAGATATTTGTTCCACGAGGTGCGCTTGCTTTCTTCTACCTGCTTGTGCTCCTCAGTCTTCTGATTCTCATTTTCTCCTGCCCATGAGGCAGTGCCCCATGTCAGCAGGAGAGCTAATATTATTATCTTCTTCATTATATAGTATCCTCCTTAGCTTATTTGCAAATCAACTTGAAACTGTCTATCCAAAGGGTACTACCTTTGGCACCCAGGAAGTTAGCTCCATCTGAACTGGATGAACTGACAATAGTGAGACTGTAGCCACCATTCTTCAACTTGATTGGGTCTATGGCTTTCTTATACTCGAAATCCACGCTGAAGTGATGCCATTCCGGCGTGTTTCCAATGGCAACTTTTCCGTTGTCATCATGGGTTTCACCTACCAGAGCAAGTGCTACTATCTGTTTGCTGGTCTGTACATTATCTCCGTAGAGCAATACGGCATTTCCCTTTTCATCGATGTTCTCATAGAGTACAGCATATATGGTTCCGTAGTCATGGCGGTCAAGTTCTTTCATATTCTTGTCGGTGAATTTTTCGCCAGCCTGATACTTATACCATCCTTCTAACTTAGCAGGCTTGGCACTGAAGCTGAATGGATGACCGAACTTTGTTGCCTTCATTGCATCGCGCAGGGCATCGGTGGCATCAAACTGTCCGATGAAGAGGTTGCCGGCAGCGATAGGCTTGTGTACCATATAAGCGATCTTGCTTGTGCGCTGAGTAGTGAGCTTCACGCCCTTTCCCTTGTGCCCATCTTCTATCATCACGGTAGGATATTCTTCCGGTTTAGATGAACTGTTACTCATTTGGAATCCTGAGTTTCCGGTAGCCCAGATGTCGAGTTTATTGCCGTTCCAGTTCTCTTGCCAGTTGTAGTATCCCTTGCTGAGGTATGCGTTTTCAAATTCGAATTCAATCTCGTTTGGCATGGTGGTCTGTCCCTTCTTGATGCTTACCTGATAGGTGCGGCTCCATTGCTTGTCTTCAGAAGTAACTGTATATGTTACAGGTCCTTTTGAGAAATCCTGAAGGCTTCCACTTTCAGGTGAGATGGTCGCTCCAGGTGTGAGGCGGAATATTGGCGCCTGTTTGGTAAGGGCGGCAAATGGTCTCATTGTGAACTCGATGTTTGTCTGATCACTCTGCACATTGACCAATGTATCAGATGGATTAGTAAACAATAAGTTCAATAAATTCTTGTTGTCTGCATGTATGTATGCCTGCTCGATGTCGCATTCGGCATTGAGTGGTTCTTCCTTGAAGCAGGAGGAGAGGGTAGTGATGCAACTCATTGATAGAGCGGCTACTATAAATCTAGACTGTTTCATATCTTGAACTTTTATTCCTTTTGTAATCTGGAGAATCGCTTCTCTTTCTTTTCAGATAATTCTTGAGAGAATGATTTCTCTAGTTCATATAATTTATTGCTTTATCGGTTGCAAAGATAAGCAGAAAACCTGAAACTACCAAATGTTTTTGTGTTTTTCGACATGTTTTGCTAGAAAAATGCCATGAATTAGCGGTTTTAGAACATGAATTAATGGAGTAGAGTTACTGGAGTTGGTAGGTATCACTTGATAGTTTTTTTTTTAACACATAATAAAAAAGGGAACTGAAATCTCATTACTGAAATTTCAGTCCCCTGAATGTTATTTAGCTAATGAATAGCAAAAGCCTGATCTGTTTAAGATTAAGCCTTGCCCTCCATCTGAGCCTTCAACTTAGCGAGTGCATCGATATCACCGAGTGATGTGCTAGCAGCAACGTTGTTGATCATAGCTGTCTCGTTGTTGTTCTTGCGACCGCCGTTTGCACGCTTGTGAGTTGGCTTAGCAACTGGCTCGTTACCCTCCTCGAATGTACGAGAGTGAGAGAGGATGATGCGCTTTGTCTCCTTAACGAACTCGATAACCTTGAAGTCGAGAGTCTCGCCCTTCTTAGCCATTGTGCCGTCCTCCTTAGTGAGGTGCTTAGGAGTAGCGAAACCTTCACCACCCTCAGCGAGAGCTACAACAGCACCCTTGTCCATCAACTCAGTGATAGTACCCTGGTGAACAGAACCTGGAGTGTAGATTGCCTCATACTCATCCCATGGGTTCTTCTCCAACTGCTTGTGGCCGAGGCTCAAGCGACGGTTCTCCTTATCGATTTCGAGAACTACTACATCGATAGAAGCGCCTACAGAAGTGAACTCAGATGGGTGCTTAACCTTCTTAGTCCAAGAGAGGTCAGAGATGTGGATCAAACCATCAACACCTTCCTCGAGCTCTACGAAGATACCGAAGTTAGTGAAGTTGCGAACCTTAGCTGTGTGCTTGCTGCCAACAGGATACTTAGTCTCGATAGCCTCCCATGGATCTTCCTTGAGCTGCTTGATACCAAGGCTCATCTTGCGCTCAGCGCGGTCGAGAGTCAGGATAACTGCCTCTACCTCGTCACCTACCTTCATGAAGTCCTGAGCAGAACGCAAGTGCTGGCTCCAAGACATCTCAGATACGTGGATCAAGCCCTCTACACCTGGAGCAATCTCAACGAATGCACCGTAGTCAGCCATAACCACTACCTTACCCTTCACGTGATCACCTACCTTGAGGTTTGGATCAAGTGCATCCCATGGATGTGGAGTGAGCTGCTTCAAACCGAGAGCGATACGCTTCTTCTCCTCATCGAAGTCGAGGATAACAACGTTGATCTTCTGGTCGAGAGATACAACCTCGTGTGGATCGCTTACGCGGCCCCAAGAGAGGTCTGTGATGTGGATCAAACCGTCAACACCGCCGAGGTCAACGAATACACCGTAAGTAGTGATGTTCTTAACGGTACCCTCGAGGATCTGACCCTTCTCGAGCTTGCCGATGATCTCCTTACGCTGCTGCTCGAGCTCCTGCTCGATGAGAGCCTTGTGAGATACAACGACATTGCGGAACTCCTGGTTGATCTTTACAACCTTGAACTCCATTGTCTTGCCTACGAATACGTCGTAGTCGCGTATAGGGTGAACGTCGATCTGGCTTCCTGGCAAGAAAGCTTCGATACCGAAAACGTCAACGATCATACCGCCCTTAGTGCGGCACTTGATGTAACCCTGGATAACTTCCTCGTTCTCGAGAGCTGCATTAACACGCTCCCAAGACTTGCTGAGGCGAGCCTTCTTGTGAGAGAGTACCAACTGGCCCTTTACGTCCTCCTGGTTCTCTACATAAACCTCAACCTTGTCGCCTACCTTGAGGTCTGGGTTGTAACGGAATTCAGAAGCAGGGATAATACCATCGCTCTTGTAACCGATGTTTACGATAACCTCTTTCTTGTCTACAGAGATTACTGTACCCTCTACAACCTGGTGTTCTGTTACCTTGTTAAGAGTTTCGTCATAGGCCTTCTCGAGGTCTGTTTTGCTGACGTTTGCGCTTGTGCCATTCTCAAACTCATCCCAATTGAAGTCGTCCAATGGCTTTACGTTCTTTAAATCTGACATAAAAAATAATTAAAAAATTAAAATTAATAAAGTTTGACTTTATGTGAATTGTATAAATCGGGCGCAAAATTACTCATTTTCTTTGAGTTACAGGCATTTACTCTTGACTTTCTTCTTTTTGTTAGTAATATTTAACTAAAATCACTGTTTTTGGTGGGTTCCTTCGGGGAAATACATAATATATATATACGCATAACCTTTTAAATGTTCTAGTAACTTCCTCCTCGATATTTCTTCCTGTGATGTTCTTCTCTGTTATCCGAGTTTTCATCTGATTCTATGATGAAAATGAAGAGGGAAGAAAAATAATGGCGAAAGAAAAAACTGGACGAAATTTTCATTTGTATGAAAATGAGTTAAATTCATTAAAAAAAGACACCGAAATGTTGGCGATAACAAAATAATTGTTACCTTTGCGCCCAAAATGTAATGAATATAATAAAATAATAATATGACACTAGTCATCCTTGCCATACTGATATTGGCATATATTCTCATTGCAACCGAGAATATTACCAAGGTGAACCGTGCTGCCGTAGCCATCTTTGCTGGAACGGTAGGATGGGTTCTCTATATCTGTTTCGGTATGGACTTTGTGACCAGTGAACACTCTTCTGATTATTCACGCTATCTGAATCTCGGAATGTGGAACGAGATAGAATCCACCAGTACAACGGTGAAGTATTTTATTGCCCGTAACATCTTCCTTCCTTATGTGGGTAGAGCAGCAGAAATCGTACTCTTCCTGCTAGCCACTATGACGATAGTTGAAATTCTCAATAACAACGGATGCTTCGATTTCATACGCCAGTTGTTACGTACCCGAAGCGCCAAGAAAATGCTATGGATTCTCGCTGCCGTAACCTTTGTTATCTCGGCAAATCTCGATAATCTTACTACAACAGTGATGATGCTTACGATGATGCATGGGGTGATTCCAAACCGTCGTCAGCGCATGGTGTATGGAGGTGCCATTCTTCTTTCTGCCAACTGTGGCGGAGCTCTTACCGTTATCGGAAATCCGGAAGGACTGGTGATGTGGAATATGGGTGCTGTAACGGCTACTCATTATTTCCTGTCGCTTCTGCTGCCATGTCTTGCAGCCTGGCTCATTCCGTTGTTGATGATGCAGCGCATGCTGCCTGAAAGAGTAGAGACAGAATGGATTGCTATGCCATACCGCGGGGATGATACCCGTCTCAATGTATGGCAGCGCTTGCTGATGCTCTTTGTGGGCATCGGTGGATTGTGGTTTATCCCTACCTTCCATAATATTACGAAATTAAGTCCTTTCCTCGGTGCGCTCTGCGTATTGGGCGTACTTTGGATTGTGAACGAGATATTCAACCGTAAACTCATGAATATGGATGCGATGGCTGACCGTCGTACTCCTAGAGTGTTCCAATACGGAGTTGTCCAGATGATTCTCTTCGTGATGGGTATCATGCTTGCCATCGGAGTGGTGAAGGAGACCGGAGCTTTTGACGATTTTTCTACTCTTCTTAACTCTGTCGGTATGGATGATAAGCGTCCTGGCGTGCTGTTGCATGGCGTCTTGGCGGGTATCATCAGTACTGTACTTGACAACTTTGCTACAGCCATGAACTTTTTCTCCCTTCATGATCTGGCAAATGTGAATGATCCTTCATTCAGTATGCTTACTGATTATCATACCAATGGTATCTACTGGCAGATGATTGCATATTGCGTAATGGCTGGTGGTAACGTTCTTGGTATCGGTACAATCAGCGGTCTTGCCCTGATGAAGATGGAACGTATGCACATGGGATGGTATTTCCGCAATATTGGCTGGAAAGCTTTGATGGGTGGCGTCATCGGACTTGCTATCCTTTGGCTCTCCCATATCCTGGTGGCTGGTGCCGCAAACCTAATTATTTAAATCGATAAGCCCAAACAAAGCAAGGGGTATACCCTTGGATACCTACTGTATATGTAGGGGTAATGGATGAAAAACATCATCCTGAGAGGATAATAAACTAACATTAAAAAAATATATATAATATAATAAGGTATAGTTATGGCAAAGATTAAGACTATTGGAATTTTAACATCTGGAGGAGATGCTCCAGGTATGAATGCTGCTATCCGTGCGGTTACCCGTTCGGCTATCTACAACGGTTTCACTGTGAAAGGTATCTATCGTGGTTACGATGGTCTCATCAATGATGAAATTAAAACCTTTTCTACAGAGAATGTAAGCGGTATCATCGGCACAGGTGGTACGATGCTGAAGACAGCCCGTTCTAAGGAATTCATGACCGAGGAAGGTCGTCAGAAAGCATTTGAAACGATTCAGAAAGAGGAAATAGATGCGCTTGTCGTGATTGGCGGTAACGGTTCGCTGACCGGTGCGATGAATTTCGCACGTGAGTTTGATGTATGCTGCATCGGATTGCCAGGAACAATTGATAATGACCTTTATGGTACAGACAATACAATCGGTTATGATACTACGATGAATACCATCGTAGAATGTGTAGACCGCATCCGTGATACTGCGCAGAGCCACGAGCGTATCTTCTTTATCGAGGTGATGGGCCGTGATGCCGGTTTCCTGGCGCAGAATTCAGCTATCGCCAGTGGAGCTGAGGCAGCTATCATTCCAGAGGATTCTACCGATGTAGACCAGTTGGCTCAGTTCATGGAGCGTGGTATCCGTAAGTCTAAGAAGAGTTGTATCGTCATCGTGTCAGAGAGTCCTAAGTGCGGTGCTCTTTATTATGCCGACCGTGTGCGCAAGGAGTTCCCTGAGTTTGATGTACGTGTATCTATCCTGGGTCACTTGCAGCGTGGCGGCCGTCCATCAGCCCGTGACCGTATTCTTGCGAGCCGTACCGGTTGTGGTGCCATCGAGGCTATCATGCAGGGACAGCGCAATGTGATGATTGGTGTACGCAATAACGAGGTGGTATACGTTCCGCTTTCTGAAGCCATCCGCTCAGATAAGCCATTCGACCGTAAACTCATCAAGGTTTTGGACGAGTTGAGTATCTAATTTATAGAGATTGGAGTAAGAAGAAGGGAGTTTGGACTCCTGACTTCTTGCTTTTGCATAGGAAAATGGTTTAAAGGGAACTAAAAATGGTTTAATTAGGTATAAAAGCCGAATAAAACTTTTAATTAATTTGTGGTTTCCATAAATTGTTGTTACTTTTGCAGTCAAGAATAATATAAATATATATAACTTTTAAACTAATAAGCTTATGTCACAAATTAACGGACGTATCTCTCAGATTATCGGTCCTGTTATCGACGTTTACTTCGATACAAAGGGCGAGAATCCAGAGAAGGTGCTTCCTAAAATTTATGAAGCTCTGAAGGTAAAACGTCCAGACGGCCGCGAGCTTGTCATCGAGGTGCAGCAGCACATCGGTGAGGATACAGTTCGCTGTGTCGCTATGGATAATACTGACGGTTTGCAGCGCGGCTTGGAGGTTATCCCTACAGGTAACCCAATCCAGATGCCAGCCGGAGAGCAGATCAAGGGCCGTATGATGAATGTCATCGGACAGCCTATTGATGGTATGAATGAATTGGACATGAAGGGCGCTTATCCTATCCACCGTGAGGCTCCGAAGTTTGACGAACTTTCTACTCACAAGGAGATGCTTGCTACCGGTATTAAGGTGATTGACCTGCTTGAGCCTTACATGAAGGGTGGTAAGATTGGTCTTTTCGGTGGTGCCGGTGTAGGTAAGACAGTGCTTATCATGGAGTTGATCAACAACATTGCCAAGGGACACAACGGTTACTCTGTATTTGCCGGAGTAGGTGAGCGTACCCGTGAGGGTAACGACTTGATTCGAGACATGCTCGAGTCTGGTGTTATCAAGTATGGCGAGAAGTTCCGTAAAGCGATGGAAGAAGGTAAGTGGGATCTCTCACTTGTCGATCCTGAGGAACTTGCCAAGAGTCAGGCTACCCTGGTATATGGTCAGATGAATGAGCCACCTGGGGCACGTGCTTCTGTAGCTCTCTCTGGTTTGACCGTAGCTGAGGAGTTCCGTGATCACGGAGGTAAGAATGGTGAGGCAGCGGATATCATGTTCTTCATCGATAACATCTTCCGTTTCACCCAGGCTGGTTCTGAGGTATCTGCGCTGTTGGGTCGTATGCCATCAGCCGTAGGTTATCAGCCAACGCTGGCTTCTGAGATGGGTGCCATGCAGGAGCGAATCACTTCTACCAAGAATGGTTCCATCACCTCTGTACAGGCCGTTTATGTGCCTGCCGATGACTTGACCGACCCTGCTCCAGCTACCACATTTACTCACCTGGATGCTACCACTGAGCTTTCCCGTAAGATTGCATCTCTCGGTATCTATCCTGCCGTAGACCCGCTGGGTTCTACCTCTCGTATCCTCGACCCGCTGATTGTGGGCAAGGCACACTACGATTGTGCACAGCGAGTAAAGCAGTTGTTGCAGCGTTACAACGAGTTGCAGGATATCATCGCCATCCTCGGTATGGATGAGCTCTCTGATGAGGATAAGTTGACCGTGAACCGTGCACGCCGTGTACAGCGTTTCCTGAGCCAGCCATTCACCGTAGCAGAGCAGTTCACCGGTTTGAAGGGTGTGATGGTTCCTATCGAAGAGACTATCAAGGGCTTCAACGCCATCCTCGACGGTGAGGTAGATGACCTGCCTGAGCAGGCATTCCTCAACGTAGGTACTATCGAGGATGCCAAGGAGAAGGCTAAGCAGTTGCTCGCAGCAGCACAGGCGTAATCTTTAAATCCACGGCTTATGTTACAGCTAAAGATAGTATCTCCTGAGAAAGTAGTCTTCCAGGGTGAGGTAGAGAGCGTACTGGTTCCGGGAACCCTCGGCTCGTTCGAGATTCTCAAGGATCACGCGCCTATCATCTCTTCGCTCGAAGTGGGCAAGGTGGAATACACTACCAAGGAAGGCAAGCAGGTAATGAACATCAAGGGCGGATTCGTGGAATGTAAGAAAAACGAAGTAAGCCTTTGCGTAGAAGTTTAGATAAGTGATTAATTTTTAGTGATTAATTATTAGATAATGGAAAAAGACGAAAAGTTGCGCTTGCAGACTATCAGACAGGCGAGTATCAGGTATAAGCAGATTTCTTTGTGGCTTACAGCAGCAGTGGCTCTTGCCGTGCTCTTTGCCTGCAGATTATCTGCTCAATGCGATGATATGATAGCCCAGGTTGTTAACCCGCTGGTAGTGAGTGCGATATTCTCACTCGTTGCAAGTACTGCTTATGGTGAAGCATGGAAGGCTGTTGCAAAGTCATCGCCTGCTAATCTCGCCAAGTTCTACCTGGCAGCATTGGTGCTGAAGCTGATGGCAGGCACGCTGGTGTTCCTCATCTACGTGCTGGTATGCGACAAGCAGAACATTCTGGGCTTTACCGCCATCTTTGCCCTTTTCTATGTCGTACTTCTCGTGTTCGACTGCATCTACTTCGCTCGGGTAGAGAAAAAGAACCGTCTTTCATAAGCGGTTCTGAAACAAATAATTAATAAACAAAAGTAAGAATTAAAGAATATGAAACATCTCAAGCAATTCCTCTTGATGGCGATGCTGCTCTTCACGCTGGCACCTCTGCAGGTATCGGCTAAGGAGAACATCGATGTGAAAGAGATATTGTGGGGTCATATCAAGGATTCTTATGAATGGCATATCACCAAGGTGGGAGATCATCCCGTAGTGATTCATCTGCCAATCATCGTTAACACCACTTCGGGCTGGCACGTGTTCTGCAGCAGCGAATTCTCGGAAGAGAAAGATGCCAATGGAGACCGTCCAGGACCTTTCAACCTGGTGATTAAGAACGCTGATGCGCAGGCGAATCCCAACAAGATAGTAGAGAAGGTGGGAGGCCAGGAGGTTCGTCCGCTTGACATCTCCATCACGAAGACCGTTTGCGTGCTCTTCATCGATGCTATCATCCTGTTGCTCTGTGTCCTGATACCAGCCCGCTGGTGCAGGAAGCACAAGGTGGATGACCCTGCACCAAAGGGATTTGTGGGACTGATGCACATGTTCATCATGTCGGTATATACCGATGTAATTGAGGCCACCCTGGGTAAGGAGGCGCCAAAGTACGCACCATGGTTGCTTACTTGCTTCTTCTTTATCTTCGTGGCGAACATCATGGGTATCGTACCATTCCCTCCAGGTGGTGGTAACCTGACGGGTAATATCGCCTGCACCGTATTCTTCGGTGTAACGACATTCCTGATCACCAACTTCACCGGTACCAAGGAATACTGGAAGGATATCTTCTGGCCGGAGGTACCAACCTGGTTGAAGGTCCCTGTGCCACTGATGCCATTCATCGAGCTCTTCGGAATCTTTACGAAACCGCTGGCTCTGATTATCCGACTCTTCGCCAACATGATGGCGGGTCACGCCATCGCACTTTCGTTTGCGGCTATCATTTTCATTATGTTCAACATCAGTGAGAATGCTATCGCCAACTATGTGGCAGGTACGGGTATGACAATAGTAAGTGTTGCGATGAGCGCCTTTATGATGCTCCTCGAAGTATTGGTAAGCTACATTCAGGCATTGGTATTCACCATGCTGAGTGCAGTATTCATCTCGCTGGCTCATGTAAAGTCTCATGAGGCTGAGCCAGAGGTAGTGAAGTAGTTTATAGATTATAGATTACGGATCTAATTTCATTCAGATAATAAACAAAGAAAATATAAACAACTTAAATTATTAAGATTATGTTATCACTTTTATTAGCAGCAGAGATTGCAAAGTTGGGTGCCGCAGTAGGTGCAGGTTTGGCCGCTATTGGCGCAGGTATTGGTATCGGTCGCATTGGTGGCCAGGCTATGGACGCTATGGCTCGTCAGCCAGAGAAGATGGGCGACCTCCGTTCTTCTATGATTATCGCAGCTGCGTTGGTTGAGGGTGTTGCGTTCTTCGCTGTCATCATCGCCATCCTGGCAATCGTTATGTAATCATCTCATCTGTCACTATCATCTGTCCCGATAAATGGAAGTCTCAGGCATCAGCCTGATGTCTTTCCGGGGCATGATAGAGATGATTCTAGAGTTAGTTAAAATAAAACGTTTAAGTAAAACTTTAACCAGTATATATGGATTTATTAATTCCTGATAGCGGTTTGCTCTTCTGGATGACGCTGGTCTTCATCATCGTCTTCATCAT includes these proteins:
- a CDS encoding porin family protein, yielding MKKIIILALLLTWGTASWAGENENQKTEEHKQVEESKRTSWNKYLHGYQYQARVAYNLGGTAPIGLPATIRTLHSYTLQPNFSLGIDAYHPLSGKWGFVGGLHFENKGMKIDAGVKNYYMRIVRGGDELKGIFTGNVVTKVDMSLITVPLQATYDICDNLRFKLGPYVSYVTSKKFEGWAYDGYLRRQEEGHPKGDPTGQKVKLGHDEGERGDYDFSDDMRNWHVGVDFGIDWRLNNRWGICADLSWGLNGIFKKDFETIEQTMYPIYGSVGITYQLK
- a CDS encoding PCMD domain-containing protein, coding for MKQSRFIVAALSMSCITTLSSCFKEEPLNAECDIEQAYIHADNKNLLNLLFTNPSDTLVNVQSDQTNIEFTMRPFAALTKQAPIFRLTPGATISPESGSLQDFSKGPVTYTVTSEDKQWSRTYQVSIKKGQTTMPNEIEFEFENAYLSKGYYNWQENWNGNKLDIWATGNSGFQMSNSSSKPEEYPTVMIEDGHKGKGVKLTTQRTSKIAYMVHKPIAAGNLFIGQFDATDALRDAMKATKFGHPFSFSAKPAKLEGWYKYQAGEKFTDKNMKELDRHDYGTIYAVLYENIDEKGNAVLLYGDNVQTSKQIVALALVGETHDDNGKVAIGNTPEWHHFSVDFEYKKAIDPIKLKNGGYSLTIVSSSSSDGANFLGAKGSTLWIDSFKLICK
- the atpD gene encoding F0F1 ATP synthase subunit beta, translating into MSQINGRISQIIGPVIDVYFDTKGENPEKVLPKIYEALKVKRPDGRELVIEVQQHIGEDTVRCVAMDNTDGLQRGLEVIPTGNPIQMPAGEQIKGRMMNVIGQPIDGMNELDMKGAYPIHREAPKFDELSTHKEMLATGIKVIDLLEPYMKGGKIGLFGGAGVGKTVLIMELINNIAKGHNGYSVFAGVGERTREGNDLIRDMLESGVIKYGEKFRKAMEEGKWDLSLVDPEELAKSQATLVYGQMNEPPGARASVALSGLTVAEEFRDHGGKNGEAADIMFFIDNIFRFTQAGSEVSALLGRMPSAVGYQPTLASEMGAMQERITSTKNGSITSVQAVYVPADDLTDPAPATTFTHLDATTELSRKIASLGIYPAVDPLGSTSRILDPLIVGKAHYDCAQRVKQLLQRYNELQDIIAILGMDELSDEDKLTVNRARRVQRFLSQPFTVAEQFTGLKGVMVPIEETIKGFNAILDGEVDDLPEQAFLNVGTIEDAKEKAKQLLAAAQA
- the atpC gene encoding ATP synthase F1 subunit epsilon, giving the protein MLQLKIVSPEKVVFQGEVESVLVPGTLGSFEILKDHAPIISSLEVGKVEYTTKEGKQVMNIKGGFVECKKNEVSLCVEV
- the pfkA gene encoding 6-phosphofructokinase, translated to MAKIKTIGILTSGGDAPGMNAAIRAVTRSAIYNGFTVKGIYRGYDGLINDEIKTFSTENVSGIIGTGGTMLKTARSKEFMTEEGRQKAFETIQKEEIDALVVIGGNGSLTGAMNFAREFDVCCIGLPGTIDNDLYGTDNTIGYDTTMNTIVECVDRIRDTAQSHERIFFIEVMGRDAGFLAQNSAIASGAEAAIIPEDSTDVDQLAQFMERGIRKSKKSCIVIVSESPKCGALYYADRVRKEFPEFDVRVSILGHLQRGGRPSARDRILASRTGCGAIEAIMQGQRNVMIGVRNNEVVYVPLSEAIRSDKPFDRKLIKVLDELSI
- the rpsA gene encoding 30S ribosomal protein S1; translation: MSDLKNVKPLDDFNWDEFENGTSANVSKTDLEKAYDETLNKVTEHQVVEGTVISVDKKEVIVNIGYKSDGIIPASEFRYNPDLKVGDKVEVYVENQEDVKGQLVLSHKKARLSKSWERVNAALENEEVIQGYIKCRTKGGMIVDVFGIEAFLPGSQIDVHPIRDYDVFVGKTMEFKVVKINQEFRNVVVSHKALIEQELEQQRKEIIGKLEKGQILEGTVKNITTYGVFVDLGGVDGLIHITDLSWGRVSDPHEVVSLDQKINVVILDFDEEKKRIALGLKQLTPHPWDALDPNLKVGDHVKGKVVVMADYGAFVEIAPGVEGLIHVSEMSWSQHLRSAQDFMKVGDEVEAVILTLDRAERKMSLGIKQLKEDPWEAIETKYPVGSKHTAKVRNFTNFGIFVELEEGVDGLIHISDLSWTKKVKHPSEFTSVGASIDVVVLEIDKENRRLSLGHKQLEKNPWDEYEAIYTPGSVHQGTITELMDKGAVVALAEGGEGFATPKHLTKEDGTMAKKGETLDFKVIEFVKETKRIILSHSRTFEEGNEPVAKPTHKRANGGRKNNNETAMINNVAASTSLGDIDALAKLKAQMEGKA
- a CDS encoding SLC13 family permease translates to MTLVILAILILAYILIATENITKVNRAAVAIFAGTVGWVLYICFGMDFVTSEHSSDYSRYLNLGMWNEIESTSTTVKYFIARNIFLPYVGRAAEIVLFLLATMTIVEILNNNGCFDFIRQLLRTRSAKKMLWILAAVTFVISANLDNLTTTVMMLTMMHGVIPNRRQRMVYGGAILLSANCGGALTVIGNPEGLVMWNMGAVTATHYFLSLLLPCLAAWLIPLLMMQRMLPERVETEWIAMPYRGDDTRLNVWQRLLMLFVGIGGLWFIPTFHNITKLSPFLGALCVLGVLWIVNEIFNRKLMNMDAMADRRTPRVFQYGVVQMILFVMGIMLAIGVVKETGAFDDFSTLLNSVGMDDKRPGVLLHGVLAGIISTVLDNFATAMNFFSLHDLANVNDPSFSMLTDYHTNGIYWQMIAYCVMAGGNVLGIGTISGLALMKMERMHMGWYFRNIGWKALMGGVIGLAILWLSHILVAGAANLII